ATATTCGTAGGGGCAGACCCATGTGTCTGCCCACATTCAGGAAGTAAATGTCTGCTCATAGTCAAGGAGATATGTCAGATCAAAACAAAGGCTTTATTATGAAATATGATCCCAAATTACACCATAGGCGTTCAATCAGGCTAAAAGATTACGATTATAGCCTGGATAGCTGGTATCATCTGACTATCTGCGTAAATATAAAGGAATGTCTTTTAGGCTCTATAGAAAATGAAGCAATGAAATTAAATCCTGCTGGATTAATGATTGAAAGCTGGTGGTTAAAATTGAAAAATAAGTTTTCTCATGTTGAATTAGGTGATTATGTGATTATGCCAAACCATCTGCATGGAATAATCCAGATATTTGACAATAATGATGGATGTCAAATTGACGATGAACACAAGGAAAATCGTAGGGGCAGACCCGCGTGTCTGCCCTCATCTGGGGATAATAATCTATCTCAAAATTATGGCAAACACATTATGGGCGAACACATGGGTTCGCCCCTACGGGTAAAAATATGAAAAATAAAATAAAACAGATTCTTAAATCAGTCTTTGGCTATGATGAATTTCGGGATTTGCAGGAAACTTTGATCATGAATGTGCTGGCAAAAAATCATTCATTAGGTGTTATGCCCACTGGCAGTGGGAAATCGATCTGCTATCAAATACCTGCCCTGATCTTTCCAGGACTCACTGTAGTGGTATCGCCCTTGATCAGTCTGATGAAAGACCAGGTTGATCAATTGCTGGAACTGGGAGTGAAAGCAACTTTTTTGAATAGTTCACTGCCACGCGTTGAATACGAAAATATTGTGTCTGGTATCTCCCGCGCACAATATAAACTGCTCTATATTGCCCCTGAAAGTCTGCTAACTGACCGGATCCTCTGGTTATTAAAAACCACTGATGTGAGTCTGATCACGGTTGATGAAGCTCATTGTATCTCAGAATGGGGTCATGACTTTCGCCCGGAATACCGCCAGCTTGCTGATCTGCGTGACCATTTTCCAAAGGCTGTTTTCCTCGCCCTCACTGCCACTGCTACAGATAATGTCCGTCTTGATATCGCCCGTATCCTCAAAATTGACTCGCCAAACGTTTTTGTCTCCAGCTTCAACAGACCTAATCTCTATCTGGCAGTTGAGCTAAAAACCGACGCCCATCGTCAGATCATGGATTTTATCAAAGATTTCCCCCAGGAATCTGGCATTATCTATTGTGCCACCCGCAAACAGGTTGATGAATACACTCATTATCTCCAGCAAAAAGGTCTTTCCGTGCTGCCCTATCATGCGGGACTCACTGATAGTCAACGCCTGCATAACCAGGAGAATTTCAGTCGCGATGATGTGCAGATCATGGTGGCAACTATTGCCTTCGGGATGGGCATCAATAAACCCAATATTCGCTATATTCTCCACACAGATCTGCCCAAAAATATAGAAACCTATTATCAGCAGATCGGACGTGCGGGGCGTGATGGTGAACCTGCAAGCTGTCTTCTGCTCTTTAATTATGGTGACCTGATCAAGATCAAGTATTTCTTTAAAGAAAAATCTGAAACTGAACAAGTGCACGAAAATAACCTCTTACAGCAAATGGTGCGATTCTGTGAAGCTGATGTCTGCCGCAGGCAGATACTTCTGCAATATTTTGGTGAAAACTACAGGGAACC
This portion of the Candidatus Stygibacter australis genome encodes:
- a CDS encoding RecQ family ATP-dependent DNA helicase, coding for MKNKIKQILKSVFGYDEFRDLQETLIMNVLAKNHSLGVMPTGSGKSICYQIPALIFPGLTVVVSPLISLMKDQVDQLLELGVKATFLNSSLPRVEYENIVSGISRAQYKLLYIAPESLLTDRILWLLKTTDVSLITVDEAHCISEWGHDFRPEYRQLADLRDHFPKAVFLALTATATDNVRLDIARILKIDSPNVFVSSFNRPNLYLAVELKTDAHRQIMDFIKDFPQESGIIYCATRKQVDEYTHYLQQKGLSVLPYHAGLTDSQRLHNQENFSRDDVQIMVATIAFGMGINKPNIRYILHTDLPKNIETYYQQIGRAGRDGEPASCLLLFNYGDLIKIKYFFKEKSETEQVHENNLLQQMVRFCEADVCRRQILLQYFGENYREPNCQNCDNCLTSDQEKTDLTVPVQKFLSCVWRTGELFGANYI